One genomic segment of Aquipluma nitroreducens includes these proteins:
- the serC gene encoding 3-phosphoserine/phosphohydroxythreonine transaminase → MKKHNFYAGPSILPQYTIKNTAEALIDFAGTGLSLMEVSHRSKEFVAVSNEAQQLFKELLDIPAGYHVLFLGGGASSQFMMVPFNLLEKKAAYLNTGTWADKAQKEAKLFGEVVEVASSKANTYNYIPKDYVVPEDADYFHITTNNTIYGTEIRQDLDCKVPLVADMSSDIFSRQMDVSKYAIIYGGAQKNLAPAGVTFVIVKEDALGKVTRKIPTMLNYKTHIENESMFNTPPVVPVFAALQTLKWLKELGGVKVMEKMNIEKAGILYDEIDRNKLFKANIPDVNDRSVMNICFVMNDEYKAWEPEFLTYAKSLGMLGLEGHRSVGGYRASTYNALPKESVIALVEAMKAFEQTKLK, encoded by the coding sequence ATGAAGAAGCATAATTTTTATGCGGGACCCTCAATTTTGCCGCAATACACCATTAAAAACACCGCCGAAGCATTAATCGATTTTGCCGGAACAGGCCTTTCTCTGATGGAAGTTTCGCACCGCAGCAAAGAGTTTGTTGCCGTAAGCAATGAAGCTCAGCAACTCTTCAAAGAACTGCTCGATATTCCTGCTGGTTACCATGTGTTATTTTTGGGCGGTGGCGCCAGTTCTCAGTTTATGATGGTTCCTTTCAATTTATTGGAAAAGAAAGCTGCCTATCTGAATACCGGAACCTGGGCTGATAAAGCTCAAAAAGAAGCCAAACTTTTCGGTGAAGTTGTTGAAGTCGCTTCTTCAAAAGCAAACACATACAATTACATCCCGAAAGACTATGTTGTTCCTGAAGATGCTGATTATTTTCACATTACAACCAACAATACAATTTACGGAACAGAAATCCGTCAGGATTTAGATTGCAAAGTGCCTTTGGTTGCCGATATGTCATCCGATATTTTTAGCCGTCAGATGGATGTTTCAAAATATGCGATTATTTACGGTGGCGCTCAGAAAAACCTTGCTCCAGCAGGCGTTACATTCGTAATTGTAAAAGAAGACGCGTTAGGTAAAGTAACCCGCAAAATTCCTACGATGTTGAATTACAAAACTCACATCGAAAACGAATCCATGTTTAATACACCGCCGGTTGTTCCGGTTTTTGCAGCTCTCCAAACCCTGAAATGGCTGAAAGAATTAGGCGGCGTAAAAGTGATGGAAAAAATGAACATCGAAAAAGCCGGAATCCTTTACGATGAAATCGACCGCAACAAATTATTCAAAGCCAATATTCCTGATGTAAATGATCGTTCAGTTATGAACATTTGTTTCGTTATGAACGACGAATACAAAGCATGGGAACCAGAATTTCTTACCTATGCCAAATCGTTGGGCATGTTGGGACTCGAAGGTCACCGTTCGGTAGGCGGGTATCGTGCCTCAACTTACAACGCACTTCCAAAAGAAAGTGTGATTGCATTGGTTGAAGCCATGAAAGCATTTGAACAAACAAAGCTTAAATAA
- a CDS encoding NAD(P)-dependent oxidoreductase: protein MKRVLIATEKPFAPAAVNQMVGILEQAGYEVKRLEKYASKAELLDAVKDVNALIVRSDIVDRAVLDAAKELQVVVRAGSGFDNLDLVTCTEKGMVAMNTPGQNSNAVAELAIGMMIFMSRGQFKGVSGTELKGKTIGVYGCGNIGRRVARIAQGLGMKVIALDPCITKVSMEPYDVKVVQNVAELFSESDFLSLHIPANEKTKKSVNFDMMNKMPKGATIINTARKEVIDEDGLKKMLEERPDFKYISDIAPTNHDELAGKFDFRYYSTPKKQGAETSEANVNAGVAAAEQIVAFFESGDQAYRVNK, encoded by the coding sequence ATGAAAAGGGTTTTAATAGCTACTGAAAAACCATTTGCTCCGGCAGCAGTAAATCAAATGGTCGGAATTCTTGAACAAGCCGGCTACGAGGTGAAACGGCTCGAAAAATATGCATCAAAAGCGGAATTGCTGGATGCTGTGAAAGACGTTAATGCGTTAATTGTGAGAAGCGACATTGTTGACCGTGCGGTTCTTGATGCCGCTAAAGAACTGCAAGTTGTAGTCAGGGCAGGCTCGGGCTTCGATAATTTGGATTTGGTTACCTGCACCGAAAAGGGCATGGTTGCCATGAATACACCGGGGCAGAACTCGAACGCTGTTGCCGAATTAGCTATCGGGATGATGATTTTCATGTCGCGTGGTCAGTTCAAAGGAGTTTCAGGAACCGAACTTAAAGGAAAAACAATAGGGGTTTATGGCTGTGGAAACATAGGCCGTCGCGTTGCACGTATTGCCCAGGGCCTTGGGATGAAAGTAATTGCACTCGATCCTTGTATTACTAAAGTTAGCATGGAGCCCTACGATGTAAAAGTGGTTCAGAATGTTGCCGAATTATTCAGCGAGAGTGATTTCTTGTCGCTACATATTCCGGCCAACGAAAAAACAAAGAAGTCGGTTAACTTCGACATGATGAATAAAATGCCAAAAGGCGCCACGATAATCAATACCGCCCGAAAAGAAGTAATTGATGAAGATGGACTGAAGAAAATGCTGGAAGAGCGTCCCGATTTTAAATACATCAGCGACATTGCTCCCACTAACCATGATGAATTAGCCGGAAAATTTGACTTCCGATACTATTCAACTCCCAAGAAACAAGGAGCAGAAACATCTGAAGCCAATGTAAATGCCGGAGTAGCAGCCGCCGAACAAATAGTAGCTTTTTTTGAAAGTGGTGATCAGGCCTACCGCGTCAATAAATAA
- a CDS encoding pentapeptide repeat-containing protein: MKEIIHDKANFVNVTYSGLRISNTEFDSCTFINCDFSNSILSETDFIECRFESCNFAMAKFSGTGLKDVHFLDCKLIGLNFDHCSDFLFAANFQKCVLDYASFFKKKMKKAKFIDCSLKEVDFTAVDLSMAIFGNCNLERALFHESNLEKADFRTAANYSIDPETNRIKKAKFSISGLAGLLGKYNIEIE, translated from the coding sequence ATGAAAGAAATAATACACGACAAAGCGAATTTTGTAAACGTCACCTATTCCGGGCTGCGAATATCGAACACAGAATTTGATAGTTGTACTTTTATCAATTGCGATTTTTCGAACAGCATTTTATCGGAAACAGATTTCATCGAATGCCGGTTTGAAAGCTGCAATTTTGCCATGGCAAAATTTAGCGGAACCGGTTTGAAAGATGTGCATTTTCTGGATTGTAAGTTGATCGGATTAAACTTCGATCATTGTTCAGATTTTTTATTTGCGGCCAACTTTCAGAAATGCGTTCTCGATTATGCTTCGTTCTTCAAGAAAAAAATGAAGAAAGCCAAATTTATTGATTGTTCGCTGAAAGAAGTCGACTTTACTGCTGTTGATCTTTCAATGGCTATATTCGGTAATTGCAATCTGGAACGCGCCCTTTTTCATGAAAGTAATCTTGAAAAAGCCGATTTTCGAACTGCGGCGAATTACTCCATCGATCCTGAAACAAACAGAATAAAAAAAGCGAAGTTCTCTATTTCCGGATTGGCCGGTTTACTGGGGAAATACAACATTGAAATAGAATAA
- a CDS encoding DUF1015 domain-containing protein, whose amino-acid sequence MAIVKPFKGLRPPQAIASDLACLPYDVMNSTEATQMAEGKACSLLHITRAEIDCPTGTDIHSETVYLKSVENFEKFQEENWLNQDEEAKYYIYAQTMNGRTQYGIVGAASCDDYNKGIIKKHELTRPDKEEDRMILTRYLNANIEPVFFSYCAVPEIDAIVESIVKSQKADYDFVAEDGFGHHFWAINEAATNQKIEELFATKVPATYVADGHHRTAAAARIGLEKQSQNPNHTGKEEYNFFMAVHFPDNQLQIIDYNRTVKDLNGLTEAELLDKLAQNFDVELAGTEIYKPTKLHEFSMYLSGKWYKLNAKPGTFNDNDPIGVLDVTILSNLVLDQILGIADLRTSTRIDFVGGIRGLGELKKRVDGGDMKVAFALYPVSMQQLINIADSGNIMPPKTTWFEPKLRSGLVIHKLD is encoded by the coding sequence ATGGCTATCGTAAAACCATTTAAAGGACTTCGTCCACCACAAGCTATTGCCAGTGATCTGGCCTGTTTGCCCTACGATGTTATGAACAGCACTGAGGCGACTCAAATGGCTGAAGGAAAAGCATGTTCGCTGCTCCATATTACCCGCGCCGAAATCGACTGTCCTACCGGAACCGACATTCATTCGGAAACTGTTTACCTGAAATCGGTTGAAAATTTCGAGAAATTTCAGGAAGAAAACTGGTTGAATCAGGATGAAGAAGCGAAATATTACATCTATGCGCAAACCATGAATGGCCGCACCCAATATGGAATTGTCGGCGCTGCTTCGTGCGACGATTACAACAAGGGGATCATCAAAAAACACGAATTGACACGTCCGGACAAGGAAGAAGACCGAATGATTTTGACCCGTTACCTGAATGCCAATATCGAGCCTGTTTTCTTTTCATACTGTGCCGTTCCTGAAATTGATGCTATTGTGGAGTCGATTGTAAAAAGCCAGAAAGCAGATTACGATTTCGTTGCCGAAGATGGCTTTGGTCACCATTTCTGGGCCATAAACGAAGCGGCTACCAACCAGAAAATCGAAGAACTGTTTGCCACCAAAGTTCCGGCAACCTATGTCGCTGATGGCCACCACCGCACAGCTGCAGCTGCCCGTATCGGACTCGAAAAACAAAGCCAGAACCCGAACCATACCGGTAAAGAAGAATACAATTTCTTTATGGCTGTACATTTCCCTGACAATCAATTGCAGATTATCGACTACAACCGCACTGTAAAAGACTTGAATGGTTTAACTGAAGCTGAATTGTTGGATAAACTGGCTCAGAACTTTGATGTAGAATTGGCTGGAACCGAAATTTACAAACCAACCAAACTTCACGAATTCAGCATGTACCTTTCAGGGAAATGGTATAAGTTGAATGCCAAACCCGGAACATTTAACGACAACGACCCGATTGGCGTATTGGATGTGACTATTCTGTCAAATTTGGTTCTCGATCAGATTCTGGGAATTGCCGACCTTCGCACTTCAACCCGCATTGATTTCGTAGGCGGAATCCGCGGTTTGGGCGAATTGAAAAAGCGAGTTGACGGTGGAGACATGAAAGTGGCTTTTGCGCTTTATCCGGTTTCGATGCAGCAATTGATCAACATTGCCGATTCAGGAAACATTATGCCTCCAAAAACTACCTGGTTCGAGCCAAAACTTCGTTCAGGATTGGTGATTCACAAACTGGATTAA
- a CDS encoding DUF423 domain-containing protein, translating to MKNQTILLTGAIFMAFSVLLGAFGAHALKQSLSPEMLAVYKTGVEYQFYHALGLLVIGLVGFHIKSKYLNWAGLFITIGIILFSGSLYVLTLSGIKAIGAITPVGGLSFVAGWIFLCMAFVKHKS from the coding sequence ATGAAAAATCAAACCATACTGTTAACCGGGGCAATTTTTATGGCCTTTTCTGTTTTATTGGGAGCTTTTGGCGCTCATGCCTTGAAGCAAAGTCTGTCGCCCGAAATGCTCGCCGTGTATAAAACCGGAGTCGAATACCAGTTTTATCATGCACTTGGGTTGTTAGTTATCGGATTAGTCGGATTTCATATCAAATCGAAATACCTCAATTGGGCCGGCCTATTCATAACGATTGGCATCATTTTATTTTCCGGAAGTTTATATGTCCTGACCTTATCAGGAATTAAAGCCATTGGTGCAATCACTCCTGTCGGAGGACTATCATTTGTTGCCGGATGGATATTTCTTTGCATGGCATTCGTAAAACACAAATCCTGA
- a CDS encoding IS5 family transposase, translating into MKHYPTNLTDSQWMLLSGILNDNRKRKHSLRDIFNAIFYLIKTGCQWRMIPGCFPNWELVYYYFTRWKNNGVIEQVHELLRDKIRKKAGKYESPSLACIDSQSIKTTRLGGECRGFDGGKMIKGRKRHIVTDTMGLLLAVVVHAANVHDSKGASDVIALLKGRFERLVKIVADGGYRGELIEKTKTTFGWILEIVLRSDHSSKFTVIPKRWVVERTFAWFESYRRLSKDFEYLTNTSQVMIQIAMIRLMLNRIKK; encoded by the coding sequence ATGAAACACTATCCAACCAATCTCACCGATAGCCAATGGATGCTATTAAGTGGCATTTTAAACGACAACCGTAAGAGAAAACATTCTTTACGGGATATTTTCAATGCCATTTTCTATTTGATTAAAACAGGTTGTCAATGGCGTATGATACCTGGCTGTTTTCCCAATTGGGAACTAGTTTATTACTATTTCACTAGATGGAAGAACAACGGTGTCATAGAACAAGTACATGAACTGCTTCGCGACAAAATACGCAAAAAAGCAGGAAAATATGAATCTCCCAGTTTGGCCTGTATTGATAGCCAGTCTATTAAAACAACCAGATTGGGCGGCGAATGTCGCGGTTTTGATGGAGGCAAAATGATCAAAGGTCGCAAACGCCATATCGTTACAGATACAATGGGTTTGCTGCTGGCCGTTGTTGTACATGCTGCAAATGTGCATGACAGCAAGGGAGCAAGTGATGTAATTGCCTTACTGAAAGGTAGGTTCGAAAGGCTGGTCAAGATCGTTGCTGATGGTGGTTATCGTGGAGAACTCATAGAGAAGACCAAAACCACATTCGGCTGGATACTTGAAATCGTTTTGAGATCAGACCATTCCAGTAAATTTACCGTTATTCCCAAAAGATGGGTTGTCGAAAGAACTTTTGCCTGGTTTGAAAGTTACCGAAGACTCAGTAAAGACTTCGAATACCTGACCAACACTAGCCAGGTAATGATTCAGATTGCAATGATAAGACTAATGCTTAATAGAATCAAAAAATAA
- a CDS encoding RCC1 domain-containing protein, which produces MKTLFLFLYSCLFPLFIYAQNFDSQQIKSSSAGYNHSLVIDESGNLWAWGANSSGKIGDGSIIDRYAPVLIKSGTKFKLVSAGSSHSLAIDVDGNLWAWGAGVLVDGTQSTYSFPKQIMVGRMFKAIVGKGYQSLAIDDEGNLWSWGADVVGDGTSGFNPDPIQIMTGTKFKAISANSHCLAIDEAGNLWAWGQNFFGELRDDGTRMDVLTPIQLMVGTKCKAISDGSSYLLVIDESGNLFGFGLNPKESLGAGDIIINTPKQLLNGIKFKMTSAGFDSSFAIDEANNLWAWGNNEYGMLGDGTNANKTNPVIIKSGTKFKNIDIGHIHSLAISESGNLWVAGSNSDGRIGIGTNANKSMPENILPEVKFKQCFSYWQSSYALDEFGVLWAWGENYGRLGDNTEINKSIPTQINPDVKFRTLSLGGSAFFGLVEDGTLWGWGTNFGGCVGNGTEDVVLAPVQIKEGTKFKSISAGSSHTLAIDDGGYLWAWGYNGDGVSSDGSNNWLVGDGTKISKTRPVSIKSNTKFKEIYAGDGHNLVIDESGGLWAWGNNNRGQLGDGTTEDKSTPVQIMIDTKFVYASVGYKSSFAIDESGNLWAWGWNHVGQLGDGTKTDRHAPVQILSGTKFQMRNFVSNVIVEGKNLDRTYANDESGKLWGWGGNYGQLGDGTSNDRLLPVNIKPETKFKTISVGQNHCLAIDENNALWAWGSNFYGQIGVGNNNDAQSPVQILQGKKIVSVKAGWEYSIAVDDTGKLWTWGVNQSGQLGDGDSWYQNPVWLNKLHFSDGILNLPLQPNIKVFSDNNHIVVESYESEIYSIYNLLGRKVNSGILNEGETKIPCSHGFYIFTTGSFRCKVYVN; this is translated from the coding sequence ATGAAAACACTATTTCTCTTCTTATACAGCTGTTTATTTCCATTGTTTATCTATGCTCAAAATTTCGATTCCCAACAAATTAAAAGTAGTTCAGCAGGATATAACCACTCATTGGTTATTGATGAATCGGGTAATTTATGGGCTTGGGGCGCTAATTCTTCCGGAAAAATTGGGGATGGAAGTATAATTGACAGATATGCTCCTGTACTTATCAAGTCTGGAACTAAGTTTAAGTTGGTTTCTGCGGGTTCAAGTCACTCATTAGCTATTGATGTTGACGGTAATTTATGGGCATGGGGTGCTGGTGTCTTGGTAGATGGAACACAGTCTACCTATAGTTTTCCAAAGCAAATTATGGTAGGGCGTATGTTTAAAGCCATTGTAGGAAAAGGATATCAATCTTTAGCAATTGATGACGAAGGTAATCTTTGGTCATGGGGAGCTGATGTCGTTGGAGATGGAACATCCGGTTTTAATCCGGACCCAATACAAATAATGACAGGTACGAAATTTAAAGCAATTTCGGCTAATTCGCATTGTTTGGCAATTGACGAAGCAGGGAATCTTTGGGCGTGGGGACAAAATTTCTTTGGCGAATTAAGGGATGATGGAACGCGAATGGACGTATTAACTCCAATACAACTCATGGTTGGAACTAAATGTAAAGCGATTTCCGATGGTTCTAGTTATTTGTTAGTCATCGATGAATCCGGGAATTTATTTGGATTTGGACTAAACCCAAAGGAGTCATTAGGTGCAGGAGATATTATTATTAATACCCCCAAACAATTACTAAACGGCATTAAATTCAAAATGACATCAGCTGGATTTGACAGTAGTTTTGCCATTGATGAGGCAAATAACCTGTGGGCGTGGGGGAATAATGAGTATGGTATGCTTGGTGATGGTACTAATGCAAACAAAACAAATCCGGTAATTATTAAATCTGGAACAAAATTTAAAAATATTGATATCGGGCATATTCATTCACTGGCAATTTCTGAATCAGGCAATTTATGGGTAGCTGGTAGTAATAGCGATGGACGAATTGGTATTGGGACAAATGCCAACAAATCTATGCCAGAAAATATTCTACCAGAAGTTAAATTTAAACAATGCTTTTCTTATTGGCAAAGTTCTTATGCCCTTGACGAATTCGGGGTATTGTGGGCATGGGGTGAAAATTACGGTCGGTTGGGAGATAATACCGAGATTAACAAATCAATTCCAACGCAGATAAACCCTGATGTAAAATTCAGAACTCTTAGCTTAGGAGGTAGTGCATTTTTTGGATTGGTTGAAGATGGAACACTTTGGGGTTGGGGGACTAACTTCGGAGGTTGTGTTGGAAATGGAACTGAAGATGTGGTATTGGCTCCGGTTCAGATAAAAGAAGGTACAAAATTTAAATCAATTTCGGCTGGAAGTTCTCATACTTTGGCCATTGATGACGGTGGCTATCTATGGGCATGGGGATATAATGGAGATGGGGTAAGTAGTGATGGCAGCAATAATTGGTTGGTAGGTGATGGGACTAAAATTAGTAAAACACGTCCTGTTAGTATCAAATCAAACACGAAATTTAAAGAAATATATGCAGGAGATGGTCATAATCTTGTAATCGATGAATCTGGCGGTTTATGGGCTTGGGGGAATAATAACCGAGGACAATTGGGAGATGGAACAACGGAAGATAAGTCTACACCTGTTCAAATAATGATAGATACAAAATTTGTTTATGCTTCAGTTGGTTACAAATCTTCATTTGCGATTGATGAATCTGGAAATTTGTGGGCCTGGGGTTGGAATCATGTTGGTCAGTTAGGTGATGGTACGAAAACAGATCGACACGCTCCGGTGCAGATCCTTTCAGGCACAAAATTTCAAATGCGGAATTTTGTGTCTAATGTTATAGTTGAGGGAAAGAATTTGGATCGTACATATGCAAATGATGAGTCTGGTAAACTTTGGGGCTGGGGGGGGAACTATGGCCAATTGGGTGATGGAACCAGTAACGATAGATTATTACCAGTTAACATTAAACCTGAAACTAAATTTAAAACTATATCAGTAGGTCAGAACCATTGTTTGGCTATTGATGAGAATAATGCCCTTTGGGCCTGGGGTTCTAATTTTTACGGTCAAATTGGGGTAGGAAATAACAATGATGCACAGTCACCTGTTCAAATTCTTCAAGGCAAAAAGATTGTGAGTGTTAAGGCAGGATGGGAATATAGCATTGCGGTTGATGATACTGGAAAACTTTGGACCTGGGGAGTAAACCAGAGTGGACAACTTGGAGATGGGGATTCCTGGTATCAAAATCCGGTTTGGTTGAATAAATTGCATTTCTCCGATGGAATACTAAACTTACCTTTACAACCCAATATTAAAGTTTTTAGTGATAATAATCATATAGTTGTCGAATCCTATGAATCAGAAATCTATAGCATATATAATCTTTTAGGTAGAAAAGTTAACTCGGGTATTTTAAATGAAGGAGAAACAAAAATCCCTTGTAGCCATGGTTTTTACATTTTTACAACCGGTAGTTTCCGATGTAAAGTGTATGTCAATTAA
- a CDS encoding dipeptidase has translation MIRKVQRIVFLSLLAVIWSIQGSFGCTNFIISKGATIDGSTMITYAADSHTLYGELYYQPAQDFPAGSLRDIYEWDTGKFLGRIPQLAHTNSVVGNMNEFQVSIGETTFGGREVLFKQSGAIMDYGSLIYVALQRAKTAREAIEVMTNLVEKYGYASEGESFSISDPNEVWILEMIGKGEGEKGAVWVAQRIPDGYISGHANQARITTFPMNDPANCLFAKDVISFAREKGWFDGKNTEFSFSDIYAPVDFSGARFSDARVFAGFNKVYSGMKQYEEYALGNVKHGGENKFPSNRMPLWVKPDKKLTVQDVMGMMRDHYEGTALDMTKDIGAGPFKLPYRWRPLTFKVDSASYVNERAISTQQTGFSFVAQSRSWLPNPIGGILWFGVDDTYSTCYVPMYCGITQIPECFKVGNGDLLTFSETSAFWAFNVVSNFAYLRYDAMIPDVLKVQKNLEDKFVAYTPSVDMAAQSLWNSGKKAETLQFLTDYSVNQANGMTIEWKKLAQFLFVKFMDGNIKKEKNGVFERTETGMPQNPDQPGYSDWWKKVIVDGTGDHLKMLGEPSH, from the coding sequence ATGATAAGAAAAGTTCAACGCATTGTTTTTCTGTCACTTCTGGCAGTAATCTGGAGCATTCAGGGATCATTCGGATGTACCAATTTTATAATTTCAAAAGGTGCCACTATTGATGGCTCAACAATGATTACGTATGCAGCTGATTCACATACTCTATATGGCGAATTATACTATCAGCCTGCTCAGGATTTCCCGGCAGGGTCTTTACGCGACATTTACGAGTGGGATACCGGCAAATTTTTGGGACGAATTCCTCAGCTTGCTCACACAAACAGTGTAGTAGGAAATATGAATGAATTCCAGGTGTCCATTGGAGAAACAACTTTTGGCGGACGCGAAGTACTATTCAAACAATCGGGCGCCATTATGGACTACGGAAGCCTGATTTACGTGGCATTGCAACGCGCCAAAACAGCCCGCGAAGCCATTGAAGTGATGACTAATCTGGTTGAAAAATACGGTTATGCCAGCGAAGGCGAGTCATTCTCCATTTCTGATCCGAACGAAGTCTGGATTTTAGAAATGATTGGAAAAGGTGAAGGCGAAAAAGGCGCCGTTTGGGTTGCCCAACGTATTCCTGACGGCTACATCAGCGGTCATGCCAACCAGGCACGCATCACAACCTTCCCAATGAACGACCCGGCAAATTGCCTTTTTGCGAAAGACGTTATTTCGTTTGCCCGCGAAAAAGGATGGTTTGATGGTAAGAATACTGAATTCAGCTTTTCGGATATTTATGCTCCGGTCGATTTTAGCGGAGCGCGCTTCAGCGATGCCCGTGTTTTTGCCGGCTTCAACAAAGTGTACTCAGGCATGAAACAGTACGAAGAATATGCGCTTGGCAATGTGAAACATGGTGGCGAAAACAAATTTCCATCAAACCGGATGCCATTGTGGGTAAAACCGGACAAGAAACTTACCGTTCAGGATGTAATGGGCATGATGCGCGATCATTACGAAGGAACAGCTCTGGATATGACCAAAGACATTGGCGCAGGTCCGTTTAAACTACCATACCGCTGGAGGCCACTTACTTTCAAAGTTGATTCGGCGAGCTATGTAAACGAGCGAGCCATTTCGACCCAACAAACCGGGTTTTCGTTTGTAGCTCAATCTCGGTCGTGGTTGCCCAATCCGATTGGTGGAATACTTTGGTTTGGCGTTGATGACACTTACAGTACCTGCTATGTTCCGATGTACTGCGGAATCACTCAAATTCCTGAATGTTTTAAAGTTGGAAACGGCGACCTGCTTACTTTCTCCGAAACATCCGCCTTTTGGGCATTCAATGTCGTTTCAAATTTCGCCTATCTGCGTTACGACGCGATGATTCCGGATGTATTAAAAGTTCAGAAAAATTTGGAAGACAAATTTGTAGCTTATACACCAAGCGTTGACATGGCTGCTCAAAGTTTATGGAATTCAGGAAAAAAAGCTGAAACTCTTCAATTCCTGACGGACTATTCGGTTAATCAGGCCAATGGGATGACTATAGAATGGAAGAAATTAGCGCAGTTTCTGTTCGTAAAATTCATGGACGGAAACATCAAGAAAGAGAAAAACGGAGTATTTGAACGAACAGAAACCGGAATGCCCCAAAATCCCGATCAACCCGGGTACTCTGACTGGTGGAAAAAGGTAATTGTTGATGGCACAGGCGATCACCTAAAAATGCTTGGTGAACCAAGCCATTGA
- the rplS gene encoding 50S ribosomal protein L19, whose product MDLIKVAENAFAVETKVQPQFKAGDTITVHYKIKEGNKERIQNYRGVVIQVKGEGVTKTFTVRKMSGNVGVERIFPLYSPFIDQIELNKKGIVRRAKLYYLRELTGKKARIKEKRV is encoded by the coding sequence ATGGATTTAATTAAAGTAGCAGAAAATGCGTTTGCAGTTGAAACAAAAGTACAACCGCAATTTAAAGCAGGAGATACCATTACCGTTCACTACAAAATTAAGGAGGGTAATAAAGAGCGTATCCAGAACTACCGCGGTGTAGTTATCCAGGTAAAAGGAGAAGGTGTTACTAAAACATTTACAGTTCGTAAAATGTCAGGAAACGTTGGTGTAGAAAGAATTTTCCCTCTCTATTCACCTTTTATCGACCAGATTGAACTGAACAAAAAAGGTATTGTTCGTAGAGCAAAACTTTATTATTTACGCGAACTTACTGGCAAAAAAGCCCGTATCAAAGAAAAACGTGTATAA
- a CDS encoding 3-keto-disaccharide hydrolase: MKTILISVMMLLTVVSFAKKKQSLFNGKDLTGWYAYVNDPKVDLNKFFYVKDGVIETVGTPAGYLRTKKEFSNYRLHVEWRYPEKEVNSGIMLHVTGPDKIWVTHYQANLKHLSVGDFVVHGVGEKATIGGKEYVSTEKDKPVVPKVNPSNEKPAGEWNSYDIVCKGNTIEIKVNGLPQNSATNCSLTKGAIALQSEGCKIQFRNIWIEKIK; encoded by the coding sequence ATGAAGACTATACTTATTTCAGTAATGATGCTTTTGACTGTTGTTAGTTTTGCAAAGAAGAAGCAGTCGCTTTTTAATGGGAAAGACCTGACTGGCTGGTACGCCTATGTAAATGATCCTAAAGTAGATCTGAATAAATTTTTCTATGTGAAAGATGGTGTAATTGAAACCGTTGGAACTCCTGCAGGCTATCTGAGAACAAAAAAGGAATTTTCGAATTATCGGCTGCATGTCGAATGGCGTTACCCTGAAAAGGAGGTAAACAGTGGAATTATGCTGCATGTTACCGGTCCTGACAAAATTTGGGTAACTCACTATCAGGCTAACCTTAAACACCTAAGTGTCGGCGATTTTGTAGTTCATGGCGTAGGCGAGAAGGCTACTATTGGTGGAAAGGAATATGTATCAACTGAAAAAGATAAACCGGTTGTTCCAAAAGTGAATCCTTCAAACGAAAAGCCAGCAGGCGAATGGAACAGCTACGACATTGTTTGTAAAGGAAATACGATTGAAATAAAAGTAAACGGATTGCCGCAGAACAGTGCAACCAATTGTTCGTTGACAAAAGGAGCAATTGCTTTGCAGTCCGAAGGTTGTAAAATTCAGTTCCGCAATATCTGGATTGAAAAAATAAAGTAA